A genomic stretch from Antarcticibacterium flavum includes:
- a CDS encoding AAA family ATPase, giving the protein MVILVIGLPGSGKSFFAERLAQKIGADYYNSDRLRKEIFFERTYSDSEKEKVYNALLKKMKEATNKGKDVVVDATFYKDKFRKLFTTNGGERIAFIKVWANEKLTKDRIQKKRKFSEADFDVYKLLKRQWEPVKQPHLILESTNENIDAMLQKAEDYLKDDKRTN; this is encoded by the coding sequence ATGGTTATACTGGTAATAGGTTTGCCGGGTTCCGGAAAAAGCTTTTTTGCTGAAAGACTCGCACAAAAAATAGGCGCAGATTACTATAATAGTGACCGGCTTCGGAAAGAGATATTTTTTGAAAGAACCTATTCAGATTCAGAAAAAGAAAAGGTTTATAACGCACTTTTAAAAAAAATGAAGGAGGCGACTAATAAGGGAAAAGACGTTGTTGTGGACGCGACATTTTATAAGGATAAATTCAGGAAACTATTTACAACTAACGGTGGCGAAAGAATAGCGTTTATTAAGGTTTGGGCAAATGAGAAACTCACAAAGGACAGAATTCAGAAAAAAAGAAAATTCAGTGAAGCCGATTTTGATGTATATAAATTACTGAAGCGACAATGGGAGCCTGTGAAACAACCACATTTGATTCTTGAGTCTACTAATGAGAATATTGACGCTATGCTGCAAAAGGCTGAAGACTATCTAAAAGATGACAAAAGAACAAATTGA
- a CDS encoding CidA/LrgA family protein yields the protein MIKALFYIFGFLLAGELIRYIFNIPVAGNIIGMLLIFLALRFKWIKLEDVKPASDKLIKYLILFFIPYGVGLMVYYDIIQGHLIPISIAVVISTIISFYITGIIMEKFGK from the coding sequence ATGATAAAAGCCCTGTTCTATATTTTCGGATTTCTCCTGGCGGGGGAATTGATCAGGTATATCTTCAATATTCCCGTCGCCGGAAATATCATTGGAATGCTGCTTATTTTCCTTGCCCTCCGGTTTAAATGGATAAAACTGGAAGATGTGAAACCTGCTTCAGATAAGCTTATAAAATATCTTATCCTGTTTTTCATTCCCTATGGCGTCGGACTTATGGTTTATTACGACATCATCCAGGGACACCTGATCCCGATAAGCATAGCAGTGGTAATAAGCACGATCATAAGCTTCTACATTACCGGGATAATAATGGAAAAATTCGGGAAATGA
- a CDS encoding LrgB family protein, giving the protein MRDFFQLPVFGIFITLLAFFVAGKIKRKWDYVLLNPVLLSITFIILFLLIFNIDFEDYNRGGQYLSFFLGPAVVALGVFFYEKYEEIKQNIKPFLVAVAAGGVSGIISIILLLMLFRVPDLIINSLAAKSVTTPIAIEISRLTGGVPEITAGIVIAVGIFGNAFGPAILRLLKIKNKAAIGAALGTAAHGIGTARAFEEGHLAGVYSGLAMCVNGIITALLAPYLLQWII; this is encoded by the coding sequence ATGAGAGACTTTTTTCAGCTTCCGGTATTTGGGATCTTCATCACGTTGCTGGCATTCTTTGTGGCCGGAAAAATAAAGAGAAAATGGGACTATGTGCTGCTTAATCCGGTGCTGCTTTCTATAACTTTCATTATTCTTTTTCTTCTGATATTCAATATAGACTTTGAAGATTATAACCGGGGAGGTCAGTACCTGAGTTTCTTCCTGGGCCCGGCGGTTGTTGCTCTTGGTGTATTCTTCTATGAAAAATATGAGGAGATAAAACAGAATATAAAACCCTTTTTAGTGGCTGTTGCCGCTGGAGGAGTCAGCGGGATTATTAGTATAATCCTTCTTTTAATGTTGTTCCGCGTTCCGGATCTAATCATTAACTCCTTAGCGGCGAAATCGGTTACCACTCCTATCGCTATAGAGATCTCGAGACTAACGGGCGGGGTACCGGAAATAACCGCAGGGATAGTGATCGCCGTGGGGATCTTTGGGAATGCCTTTGGGCCTGCAATCCTAAGGCTTCTGAAAATAAAAAATAAAGCCGCCATAGGTGCTGCCCTGGGAACAGCGGCTCACGGGATTGGGACAGCAAGAGCTTTTGAAGAAGGGCACCTGGCCGGGGTTTACAGCGGCCTCGCGATGTGCGTAAACGGAATAATCACCGCGCTGCTGGCACCATACCTGCTTCAATGGATCATATAA
- a CDS encoding serine hydrolase domain-containing protein: MKKEVLNLQKTGLLTLFFLFSSGIFYAQDNREQIKNLLDKYHEYDQFNGSVLVANDGEVIFSDGFGMANMEYDIPNRPQTKHRIGSITKQFTAALILQLVEEGKLELDQPISKYLPEYKGPAAEVVTIHHLLTHSSGIPSYTSFPNFFKDQSRDPYTPEEFVKTFADSTLQFSPGEKFSYNNSAYFLLGHIIEEIEGKSYAEVLRERILEPLDMGDTGYDLHETILKNRATGYERRGTEYINAPYLDMSLPYAAGSLYSKAEDLYKWDRALYENKLLSESSKELMFSPHIKMGNAHYGYGWMTGKMPVGKAGDSIQMVGHGGGINGFNTIMVRFPEEEDLIVLLNNTGGTNLNSIAEGILSIMHGEEAPMPKRSIAKEILPVFEKQGIDAGMKRYKELKADETYALDEGEMNQVGYVLLQNGKVKEAIEIFKINTEVFPDSWNTYDSLGEAYMHDRQKEKAIENFEKSIEMNPNNTNGKEMLAKIKSL, translated from the coding sequence ATGAAAAAAGAAGTTTTGAACCTTCAGAAAACGGGGCTGCTTACTTTGTTTTTCCTGTTCAGCTCCGGGATTTTTTATGCCCAGGATAACAGGGAGCAGATAAAAAACCTCCTGGACAAATATCACGAATATGACCAGTTCAACGGCTCGGTGCTGGTGGCCAATGATGGGGAAGTTATTTTTTCTGATGGGTTTGGCATGGCCAATATGGAATATGATATTCCTAACAGGCCGCAAACCAAACACCGGATTGGATCCATCACAAAGCAATTCACCGCAGCCCTTATCCTGCAACTGGTGGAAGAGGGAAAACTGGAACTGGATCAACCCATTTCCAAATACCTGCCCGAATATAAAGGACCGGCGGCAGAGGTTGTGACCATTCACCACCTGCTTACCCACAGCTCGGGTATTCCCAGTTATACTTCCTTCCCTAATTTCTTTAAGGATCAAAGCCGGGACCCATACACCCCGGAAGAATTCGTAAAGACCTTTGCCGACTCCACCCTGCAATTCAGTCCGGGGGAGAAATTTTCCTATAACAACTCCGCTTACTTTCTGCTGGGACATATTATTGAGGAAATTGAAGGTAAAAGCTATGCAGAGGTTCTGCGGGAAAGGATCCTGGAACCTTTAGATATGGGGGATACAGGATATGATCTTCACGAGACCATTCTTAAGAACAGGGCCACAGGCTACGAACGCCGCGGGACCGAATATATAAATGCACCATACCTGGATATGTCCCTGCCGTATGCGGCGGGATCCCTTTATTCCAAGGCAGAAGACCTTTATAAATGGGACCGGGCACTCTACGAAAATAAGCTCCTCTCTGAAAGTTCCAAAGAACTCATGTTCTCCCCGCATATTAAGATGGGGAATGCACATTATGGCTATGGCTGGATGACAGGTAAGATGCCGGTTGGCAAGGCCGGCGATAGTATACAGATGGTAGGCCATGGGGGAGGCATTAACGGGTTTAATACGATTATGGTGAGATTTCCTGAAGAGGAGGATCTTATCGTGCTGCTCAACAATACAGGTGGTACCAACCTGAACAGTATCGCTGAGGGTATCCTTAGCATAATGCATGGAGAAGAAGCCCCTATGCCCAAACGATCTATCGCAAAGGAGATCCTGCCAGTCTTTGAAAAGCAGGGGATCGATGCCGGAATGAAAAGATATAAAGAATTAAAAGCTGATGAGACCTATGCCCTGGATGAAGGAGAAATGAACCAGGTAGGCTATGTCCTGCTGCAAAACGGAAAGGTGAAGGAAGCTATAGAGATCTTTAAGATAAACACCGAAGTCTTCCCTGATTCCTGGAACACCTATGATAGCCTGGGAGAAGCTTATATGCATGACCGCCAAAAGGAAAAGGCAATTGAGAACTTTGAAAAATCCATAGAAATGAATCCCAATAATACAAACGGGAAAGAGATGCTGGCGAAGATAAAGTCGCTGTGA
- a CDS encoding glycosyltransferase family 2 protein: MIILLIIVSLAYVFLTGTLIFGWRKIPEYVLSGKPPEIRFSIVVPYRNEAENLPDLLNSLSLLKYPASHFEILLVNDASEDASREICSQYKDANPDLNIHLLENERITSSPKKDAILTALKNAQFEYLLTTDADCIVPETWLQAYNEKIAETSAQLVAGPVAFFPVREKTGRKYFRHFQEMDFLSLQAAGAGGFGLDQPFMCNGANLCYSKQAFYEVGGFEGNDHISSGDDVFLLQKFAAAGLQLEFLKAKEAIILTKPQPDFYALISQRIRWAAKTSAYKSSFAKLLGITVLLMNLLLIIGAFLALFSIIPYQPLLIVFLFKFNLDFLLIYQSAKFFDRQEVLRNYFWSSIVYPFFSTYVAVLSLFRGFEWKGRKFNK; this comes from the coding sequence ATGATAATCCTCCTCATAATTGTAAGCCTGGCCTACGTCTTTCTCACCGGCACTTTAATTTTTGGGTGGAGAAAAATTCCTGAATATGTTTTAAGCGGAAAGCCTCCCGAAATTCGATTTTCCATCGTAGTTCCTTACCGCAATGAAGCTGAAAATCTGCCGGACCTTTTGAACTCTCTTTCCCTGCTGAAGTATCCTGCTTCACATTTCGAGATCCTGTTGGTCAACGATGCTTCTGAAGATGCTTCCCGGGAGATATGTTCACAATACAAGGATGCAAATCCCGATCTAAATATCCACCTGCTCGAAAATGAGCGGATCACCTCCTCCCCAAAAAAAGATGCGATTTTAACCGCTCTCAAAAACGCCCAATTTGAATATCTCCTTACCACAGATGCCGACTGTATCGTACCCGAAACCTGGCTACAGGCTTATAACGAAAAAATAGCCGAAACTAGCGCACAACTGGTCGCAGGACCCGTGGCTTTTTTTCCTGTACGGGAAAAAACCGGAAGGAAATATTTCCGGCATTTCCAGGAGATGGATTTCCTGAGCCTGCAGGCAGCCGGTGCAGGCGGCTTCGGACTCGATCAGCCCTTTATGTGCAACGGCGCCAATCTTTGTTATTCCAAACAAGCTTTTTATGAGGTAGGAGGTTTTGAGGGAAATGATCATATCTCCAGCGGTGACGATGTTTTCCTCCTGCAGAAATTCGCGGCAGCCGGGCTCCAATTAGAATTCTTAAAAGCCAAAGAAGCCATAATTCTTACCAAACCCCAGCCCGATTTTTACGCTCTTATTTCCCAACGTATTCGCTGGGCAGCGAAAACATCGGCCTACAAGAGCAGTTTCGCGAAGCTCCTGGGTATTACAGTGCTTCTTATGAACCTTCTGCTCATCATTGGCGCTTTCCTCGCGCTCTTCAGCATAATCCCTTATCAGCCGCTGCTCATCGTTTTCCTTTTCAAATTCAACCTGGATTTCTTGCTCATATACCAGTCGGCTAAATTCTTTGACCGGCAGGAGGTGTTGCGAAATTATTTTTGGAGCAGCATAGTGTATCCTTTTTTTTCAACCTATGTGGCGGTGTTGTCACTGTTTAGAGGGTTTGAGTGGAAGGGGAGAAAATTTAACAAATAG
- a CDS encoding IS110 family RNA-guided transposase: MKKIHNHAAGIDIGARKIFVGLEGREVKSFETFTEDLEMAADYLIDNNIETVALEATGVYWVILFDILQARGIDVWLVDGRSTKQVPGRKTDVKDCQWIQQLHSHGLLSRCFVAEDLVQELREYQRLREDHIRSAAMHINHMQKALTMMNIRLKEVLSQVHGASGLRVIRAILKGERNPKVLVELCEKSILKTKRELVIKSLKGHYTQAGLFALEQAVACYDFYQVQIVRCDEKLDEVLKKMSGENGDASLKPGKKKTRKPIRHHKPKIKNLDRYLLSVFNHRDATVLPGITDYTWMQLLAEVGTDMKKWATEKHFTSWLGLAPKQHHSGKMRKNHKSKGQPKAGLIFKQVATSLLNSKKIALGAFGRKLRARKGPSHAIKAMARKLAELYWKLFVRGLDYIEKGIKDYEEKINLNKERSVRKMAKELGMVISYNTAS; this comes from the coding sequence ATGAAGAAAATTCACAACCATGCTGCGGGCATTGATATTGGAGCCCGCAAAATTTTTGTAGGTCTTGAAGGGAGAGAAGTAAAAAGCTTCGAGACTTTTACTGAGGATTTGGAAATGGCAGCGGATTATTTGATCGATAATAATATCGAAACTGTTGCTTTGGAAGCCACTGGAGTTTATTGGGTTATTCTCTTTGATATTCTACAGGCCAGAGGAATCGATGTCTGGTTGGTAGATGGGAGAAGTACTAAACAAGTTCCCGGCAGAAAAACAGATGTAAAGGATTGCCAGTGGATACAACAGTTACATAGCCATGGTCTTCTTAGCAGATGTTTTGTAGCAGAAGATCTTGTCCAGGAACTTCGGGAATATCAACGCCTTCGGGAAGATCACATTCGCAGTGCGGCAATGCATATAAATCATATGCAAAAAGCCCTCACCATGATGAACATCCGCTTAAAAGAAGTTTTAAGTCAAGTACATGGAGCCAGTGGATTGAGGGTAATCAGAGCTATTCTCAAAGGAGAAAGAAACCCGAAAGTCCTGGTGGAGTTATGCGAAAAAAGCATTTTAAAAACAAAAAGGGAACTGGTAATAAAATCTCTAAAAGGGCACTACACTCAGGCAGGTCTATTCGCACTGGAGCAGGCAGTTGCTTGCTATGATTTTTATCAGGTACAAATAGTGCGGTGTGATGAAAAATTGGATGAAGTTCTTAAGAAGATGAGCGGAGAGAATGGTGATGCATCCCTAAAACCCGGCAAGAAAAAAACAAGGAAGCCTATAAGGCATCACAAACCCAAGATTAAAAACCTCGACCGCTATCTACTAAGTGTATTTAACCATAGGGATGCCACTGTTCTGCCTGGAATAACAGATTATACCTGGATGCAACTCCTTGCCGAGGTAGGTACAGATATGAAGAAATGGGCAACAGAAAAACATTTTACTTCCTGGCTTGGCCTTGCTCCAAAACAGCACCACTCCGGCAAAATGAGGAAAAACCATAAATCAAAAGGTCAGCCCAAAGCAGGATTAATCTTCAAACAAGTGGCCACAAGCCTTCTCAACAGCAAAAAAATTGCACTAGGTGCCTTCGGCAGAAAACTAAGAGCCAGAAAGGGACCGAGCCACGCTATAAAAGCAATGGCCAGAAAACTGGCAGAACTTTACTGGAAGTTATTTGTTAGAGGTTTAGATTATATAGAAAAAGGAATAAAAGATTATGAAGAGAAAATTAACCTCAACAAAGAAAGAAGTGTAAGAAAAATGGCGAAAGAGCTTGGGATGGTAATTAGCTATAATACAGCTAGTTAA
- a CDS encoding creatininase family protein, producing MKNEIRPYILAETNWKQVKDENYSFAVLPWGATEAHNYHLPYATDNILAEEVAAEAARKCWENNGKPLVLPTIPFGVNTGQMDVKFCMNMNPSTQLAVLRDIVQVLDRHGMRKLVILNAHGGNNFKQIIRELSLEFPKVFVCSINWWQVGDAASVFDVPGDHAGELETAAVMHLAPQLVLPLEEAGDGRAKTFKIKALKEGWVTAQREWNNVTEDTGVGNPKAATPEKGLKYFEMTTDIIAGFFDELHAADVEDMYE from the coding sequence ATGAAAAATGAAATTCGCCCATACATATTAGCCGAAACCAACTGGAAGCAGGTAAAAGATGAGAACTACAGCTTTGCGGTGCTTCCCTGGGGAGCTACCGAGGCACATAATTATCATCTTCCATACGCGACAGATAATATTCTGGCAGAAGAGGTAGCCGCGGAAGCTGCCCGCAAGTGCTGGGAAAACAATGGAAAGCCACTGGTCTTGCCCACCATTCCATTTGGGGTGAATACGGGGCAGATGGATGTGAAGTTCTGTATGAATATGAATCCCTCCACTCAGCTGGCAGTCCTCCGGGATATTGTGCAGGTGCTGGACAGGCACGGGATGAGAAAGCTGGTGATCCTGAATGCACACGGCGGGAATAATTTTAAGCAGATAATTCGTGAATTGAGCCTGGAATTTCCGAAGGTTTTTGTCTGCTCCATCAACTGGTGGCAGGTTGGGGATGCAGCCTCTGTTTTTGACGTTCCGGGAGACCACGCCGGGGAACTGGAGACCGCTGCCGTAATGCACCTGGCTCCGCAGCTGGTCCTGCCTCTGGAAGAAGCCGGGGACGGAAGGGCAAAGACTTTTAAGATAAAAGCCCTAAAAGAAGGCTGGGTGACTGCACAGCGGGAGTGGAACAATGTCACTGAAGATACCGGGGTAGGGAACCCGAAAGCCGCCACTCCTGAAAAAGGCCTGAAATATTTTGAAATGACCACAGATATCATCGCCGGCTTCTTTGACGAACTGCACGCTGCAGATGTGGAGGATATGTATGAATAA
- the ruvC gene encoding crossover junction endodeoxyribonuclease RuvC → MNKERIILGIDPGTTIMGFGLIKVENKKMHFLQLNELQLSKYSDPYIKLKLIFERTIELIDTYNPDEIAIEAPFFGKNVQSMLKLGRAQGVAMAAGLSRQIPITEYLPKKIKMAITGNGNASKEQVAKMLQSLLNLKTLPKNLDSTDGLAAAVCHFYNSGRVEVGKSYSGWDSFVKQNQDKISPLTPKGESPLAPNGGTKKIINERSISTS, encoded by the coding sequence TTGAACAAGGAAAGGATCATTTTAGGAATAGACCCGGGGACCACGATTATGGGCTTTGGGCTTATCAAGGTGGAAAATAAAAAAATGCATTTCCTGCAGCTTAACGAGTTGCAGCTTAGCAAATACAGCGATCCTTATATTAAGCTGAAACTTATTTTTGAACGCACCATTGAACTCATTGACACTTATAATCCCGATGAGATCGCGATCGAGGCCCCTTTCTTCGGAAAGAATGTGCAGTCCATGCTCAAACTGGGACGCGCCCAGGGAGTAGCCATGGCCGCCGGACTTTCACGCCAGATCCCCATCACAGAATACCTTCCGAAGAAAATAAAAATGGCCATTACCGGCAACGGAAATGCCAGCAAGGAACAGGTGGCGAAGATGCTTCAAAGTCTTTTAAATCTTAAAACCCTTCCGAAGAACCTGGATTCCACGGATGGGCTCGCGGCTGCGGTTTGCCATTTTTACAATTCGGGAAGGGTGGAAGTGGGAAAAAGCTATTCCGGCTGGGATTCCTTTGTGAAACAGAATCAAGATAAAATAAGCCCCCTAACCCCAAAGGGGGAAAGCCCCCTAGCCCCCAACGGGGGAACTAAAAAAATAATAAATGAAAGATCAATCTCAACATCCTAA